A window of Zingiber officinale cultivar Zhangliang chromosome 5A, Zo_v1.1, whole genome shotgun sequence contains these coding sequences:
- the LOC121983277 gene encoding uncharacterized protein ycf23-like yields the protein MAHAAAMAVVLPVRSLPKAASHLPHGSAETTIRHLRQATGGGRCRRPPKRRPSAVPRASLSTTKESVLSDFRERRALKIISGLQNFDKDKVASVVIAAEKGGATHVDIACDRELVELALGLTSLPICVSSVDPLAFPSAVEAGAQMVEIGNYDSFYEMGIQFSPEQILKLTRETRRILPSITLSVTVPHMLSLPDQVKLAELLEQEGADIIQTEGGKYSSPSKPGVLGLIEKATPTLAAAYSISRAVQIPVMCSSGLSAVTAPMALTAGAAGVGVGSAVNRLNDVVAMIAEVKTIAESLVLPARLSSEQMQSARR from the exons ATGGCTCACGCAGCCGCGATGGCAGTCGTCCTCCCAGTTCGATCCTTGCCTAAGGCTGCCTCTCATCTCCCCCACGGAAGCGCCGAAACTACCATCCGCCACCTTCGGCAGGCGACTGGCGGTGGCCGCTGCCGCCGCCCACCGAAGCGTCGGCCTTCTGCGGTCCCGAGAGCCTCGCTTTCGACCACCAAGGAATCCGTTCTCAGCGACTTCCGCGAGAGGAGAGCACTCAAG ATCATATCAGGGCTTCAAAATTTCGACAAGGATAAGGTTGCCTCCGTAGTCATAGCTGCAGAGAAG GGAGGTGCAACACATGTCGATATAGCTTGTGACCGGGAATTGGTAGAGCTTGCTCTGGGTTTGACGTCTCTACCG ATTTGTGTTTCCTCTGTGGACCCTTTGGCATTTCCttctgcagtggaagcaggtgcCCAAATG GTGGAAATTGGAAATTATGATTCTTTCTACGAGATGGGAATTCAGTTTTCCCCTGAACAG ATTCTAAAGCTCACTAGAGAAACTAGAAGGATTCTTCCATCCATTACACTGTCTGTAACCGTGCCACACATGCTTAGTCTCCCTGATCAG GTGAAGCTAGCAGAGTTGCTGGAACAGGAAGGTGCTGATATAATCCAAACTGAAGGAGGGAAATACTCAAGCCCATCAAAACCTGGTGTCCTTGGTTTGATCGAGAAG GCCACACCAACGCTAGCAGCTGCATACTCCATTTCCCGAGCAGTTCAGATTCCAGTTATGTGCTCATCTGGATTAAGCGCTGTTACTGCACCTATGGCTTTAACAGCAGGAGCAGCTGGTGTG GGCGTGGGTTCTGCTGTGAATCGGCTTAACGACGTGGTCGCCATGATCGCGGAAGTCAAAACCATTGCTGAGTCACTTGTTCTACCCGCGAGATTATCATCTGAACAGATGCAGTCTGCTCGACGATAG